One genomic region from Crassostrea angulata isolate pt1a10 unplaced genomic scaffold, ASM2561291v2 HiC_scaffold_113, whole genome shotgun sequence encodes:
- the LOC128169275 gene encoding uncharacterized protein LOC128169275 yields the protein MSNSKFKLTGENTNLARVAQMILGPCTNLLRDVLGKEISPSNLETKVRAYIAKTKKPLINQHQKTLVYSKDYLKFDVTLLYFLLRNMCSIQPHLNKWGNNPHPGDRSVSGNIERIRLIRNEYGHNTERTISDTDFKIKYKDIKGIVKELENYLGSSTKYQDEVKELKTCTMDPTQSEKNIKELLDLHEKIKDISGDVEEMKKTVLPWNIKVIYEKDVLKWKEDDIFFVETHNFNAMLNKVRQHPFVMFVGVPGSGKTATARHIALFLQEKDGYEILPTKDIKDIETYCDPHNPQVFVIDDVLGVFGFDMKELEKLTMYKNRLNEPTMPETKVLMTCREVVFKHEDFSGSILSNKKHVVQLHSEENALNDQDKYDLFAKYNLDKDLLSADTLSKISKSFPYLCKLFSRKEELKHYGPQFFISPVPCILELLNNMKTRNKVHYASLVLLMTNQNSLSEKKINKETTTYFDEMRFQVLKRCKVDPTTCSFYFIDALTEMEGTYTEQSQREFKFIHDSMLEIIAYHFGCHFPELILQYMDSDYIANYIKPAKYKCRKRKREEDELEQTVDAKEGSDTVADEEYVHDLCIKLQESHYHLLADRLFEDVHKGELFNVFENEALKHPLVLQKFLDVMKSKPYSELFTVFLSELKEKQVKQTKTSKKQFFSSKSYNLLMKSKWIDEDDDFYTYTRAIDWVIFYGHNQILQFIIVEILKNTKTVNDLFRTPFNIRSEDFCTTVQGTDCNKRNESEIKENSGGRCGVSEDESWSDLCSEKSNESFGTEPVLLEKCRLLNLSCYSGDLLTFQTLLPYCDKDVLFSESWWKGSFYGDYDDDDHDDDDDDDYWKMSDPPIVVASKRGHTNILLELLNLGADVNDDSYCDKSLVVACLKGYFDMVIELLKRKANVNITDNYKTPLIVTCLKGYYDIVLELIKHGADVNIKDYDDSTLIAACSEGHLDIVLELLKHEADVNITVSYDSPLIAACLKGHLDIVLELLKHEADVNIKVSDYSPLVAACSRGYLDIVRQLLKHGADVNMEVSDNSPLFVACSMDFKHTGNNLLRQDEGVNTGYLSDESKYAACSKVQLDMIHELFKYKADVSIKNCLRIPIFAACCNKYINVGTVRELIKHGANVNRANSTRLPLIAACENGRFDLVIELLKHGADANVIVSDNLPLIIACKEGHLDMVRELLKHGADVNAMVSNNVPLLEACSKGHLNIVLELLKYGAVANITIFNNSPLIAACSNGYFNLICELLNHGADVNMIVSGKSPLTASCIIHYDEKTRQYRQSEGAKIVDFCPKKHLNIIRELIRYGADVNGKNCTYSPLTASCLEGHLNIVNELLIHGADVNKGSGGSSLTAACSKGHLNVVKELLKHGADVNITVSHNSPLIAACSKGHLNIVLELLRLEADVNIKVSDDSSLIAACSKGRFDIVLELLKHGADVNITVSHNSPLIAACSRGHFNIVLELLKHEADVNIKVSDDSSLIAACSEGRFDIVLELLKHGADVNIKTSDNSPLIAACSRGHFNIVLELLKHEADVNIKVSDDSSLIAACLEGRFDIGLELLKHGADVNIKTSYNSPLIAACSRGHFNIVLELLKHEADVNIKVSDISPLIAAFSRGHFDIVLELLKHGADVNIKTSDNSPLIAACSRGHFNIVFELLKHEADVNIKVSSDSPLIAACSKGYLDIIGLLLKHGADVNMTVSGRSPLTTSCKINYSAMKFNLLNIAAYAKNLSNDTLFHLSFSKVHLAIIRQLLKHGADVNVRHCDDSPLNASCSQGHLNIVNELLKHGADVNTKVNDKSPLITACQEGLLDIVDELVKHGADVNIIVSDSTPLITACQKWQSDIVHELLKHGADVNMTVSDNSPLIAACAKGHLDIVLELLRHGAYVNMTVSNKSPLIVACTNGHLKVVFELFKHGADVNVIYSDNSPLIAACTKGNLNVVLELLRHGADVNLTVSDKSPLIAACAKRHLDVVLELLRHGADVNIIVDDSTPLITACQAWRSNIVHELIKHGADVNMTVSNKSPLIVACTDGHLGVVFELLKHGADPNGIFSDNAFLIAACANGNLNVVLKLLRHGANVNLTVSDNSPLIAACSKGHLDVVFELLRHGADVNIIVNDSTPLITACQKRHSDIVHELLKHGADVNMTVSNKSPLIVACTNGHLKEMFELLKHGADANAIFSDNSPLIAACTKGNLNVVLELLRHGANVNLTVSDNSPLIAACGKRHLDVVLELLRHGADVNMTVSNKSPLIVACTNGHLKVVFELLKHGADVNVIYSDNSPLITACTKGNLNVVLELLRHGADVNLTVSDKSPLIAACTKGNFNVVLELLRHGADVNLTVSDNSPLIAACANGHLYIVLELLRHGVYDNNTCSDISRYIDACLKGTFMLCS from the exons ATGTCAAATTCAAAGTTTAAATTAACTGGAGAAAACACAAACCTGGCTCGTGTGGCACAGATGATATTGGGTCCATGCACTAACTTACTACGTGATGTTCTTGGAAAGGAAATTTCTCCGTCCAATTTGGAAACAAAAGTCAGAGCTTATATTGCTAAAACAAAGAAACCACTGATCAACCAACACCAAAAGACACTCGTCTACAGTAAAGATTACCTAAAATTCGATGTTACGTTACTGTACTTTTTATTACGGAATATGTGCTCGATCCAACCGCATTTAAACAAATGGGGAAACAACCCACATCCCGGAGACAGAAGTGTGTCAGGAAACATCGAACGGATTCGTCTGATAAGAAATGAATATGGACACAATACGGAAAGAACTATCTCCGATAcagactttaaaataaaatacaaagacATTAAGGGCATTGTTAAAGAGTTAGAGAACTACTTAGGTAGTTCTACTAAATACCAGGACGAAGTAAAGGAACTGAAAACTTGTACCATGGATCCTACACAAAgcgaaaaaaatatcaaagagcTTCTTGACCTccatgaaaaaattaaagatatttcaG ggGATGTCGAAGAAATGAAGAAGACAGTTCTTCCTTGGAATATAAAAG TTATATATGAAAAGGACGTCCTTAAATGGAAAGAAgatgacattttttttgttgaaacccACAACTTTAACGCGATGCTAAACAAAGTTAGACAGCATCCGTTTGTGATGTTTGTTGGTGTCCCAGGCTCAGGAAAAACAGCTACAGCCCGTCATATCGCACTGTTTTTGCAAGAGAAAGACGGGTATGAAATATTACCAACCAAAGACATAAAGGACATTGAAACGTATTGTGACCCTCACAATCCACAAGTGTTTGTTATTGATGATGTTCTAGGTGTGTTTGGGTTTGACATGAAGGAACTTGAGAAGCTCACCATGTATAAGAATAGATTAAATGAACCTACAATGCCAGAAACCAAGGTTCTTATGACATGCCGGGAGGTAGTTTTTAAACATGAAGATTTCTCAGGATCCATTTTGTCCAATAAAAAACACGTAGTTCAGTTACACAGCGAAGAGAATGCTTTAAATGATCAAgataaatatgatttatttgcaaaatacaaCTTAGATAAAGATTTGTTATCAGCAGACACTTTGTCAAAAATATCGAAAAGTTTTCCATATCTATGCAAATTGTTTTCAAGAAAGGAAGAGTTAAAACATTATGGGCCACAGTTTTTTATTTCACCTGTTCCATGTATATTGGAACTTCTCAACAAcatgaaaacaagaaacaaGGTTCATTATGCGTCATTAGTTTTATTAATGACAAATCAAAATTCattgtcagaaaaaaaaattaacaaagaaaCCACGAcgtattttgatgaaatgagGTTCCAAGTTTTAAAAAGATGCAAAGTTGACCCTACGacctgtagtttttattttattgatgcatTGACTGAAATGGAAGGGACTTACACTGAGCAAAGTCAGAGGGAGTTTAAATTTATTCACGATTCCATGCTTGAAATAATTGCCTATCATTTTGGTTGTCACTTTCCAGAGCTAATTTTGCAATATATGGATAGTGATTACATTGctaattatatcaaaccagccAAATACAAATGTAGGAAACGTAAAAGAGAAGAAGACGAATTAGAACAAACAGTCGATGCGAAGGAAGGCAGTGATACAGTTGCTGACGAAGAATATGTGCATGATTTGTGTATAAAACTACAGGAGTCCCATTACCATTTACTTGCTGATCGTTTGTTTGAAGATGTACATAAAGGCGagttgtttaatgtttttgaaaacgAAGCGTTAAAACATCCGTTGGTGCTTCAGAAGTTTTTGGATGTGATGAAGAGTAAGCCTTATTCAGAGTTGTTCACCGTATTTCTGTCAgagttaaaagaaaaacaagttaaacaaacaaaaacatctaaaaaacaatttttctcgAGCAAGAGCTATAATTTGCTCATGAAGTCAAAATGGATCGACGAAGATGATGACTTTTACACGTATACTCGTGCCATTGACTGGGTTATATTCTATGGACACAATCAAATTTTACAGTTTATCATAGTTGAGatattaaaaaacacaaaaacggTCAATGACCTATTTCGAACTCCTTTCAACATTCGATCGGAAGACTTTTGTACTACAGTACAGGGAACAGAttgtaataaaagaaatgaatcaGAAATCAAGGAAAACAGTGGAGGGAGATGTGGTGTGTCAGAAGATGAATCATGGTCTGATTTGTGCTCTGAAAAAAGTAATGAATCTTTTGGTACCGAGCCAGTCTTACTTGAAAAGTGCCGCCTACTTAATCTTAGTTGTTATAGTGGTGACCTTCTGACTTTCCAAACTTTACTTCCATATTGTGATAAAGATGTCCTTTTTTCTGAATCATGGTGGAAAGGCAGCTTTTATGGtgattatgatgatgatgatcatgatgatgatgatgatgatgattattGGAAAATGTCTGATCCACCGATTGTTGTTGCAAGTAAAAGGGGACACACGAATATACTTCTTGAGCTGTTAAACCTTGGTGCAGATGTAAATGACGACAGCTATTGTGACAAATCACTGGTTGTTGCATGTTTAAAAGGATATTTTGATATGGTAATTGAATTGTTAAAACGTAAAGCAAATGTCAATATAACAGACAATTATAAGACCCCACTCATTGTCACGTGTTTAAAAGggtattatgatattgtactTGAATTGATAAAACACGGAGCAGATGTCAATATCAAAGATTATGATGATTCAACACTTATTGCTGCATGTTCAGAGGGGCATCTTGATATAGTActtgaattgttaaaacatgaagcAGATGTCAATATCACAGTGTCTTATGATTCACCCCTTATTGCCGCATGTTTAAAAGGACATCTTGATATTGTTCTTGAACTGTTAAAACATGAAGCAGATGTCAATATCAAAGTATCTGATTATTCACCCCTTGTTGCTGCATGTTCAAGGGGATATCTTGATATTGTACGTCAATTGTTGAAACATGGAGCAGATGTAAATATGGAAGTTTCTGATAATTCACCCCTTTTTGTTGCATGTTCGATGGATTTTAAACATACGGGAAACAATCTGTTAAGACAAGATGAAGGTGTAAATACCGGATATTTATCAGATGAATCTAAATATGCTGCATGCTCAAAAGTTCAGTTAGATATGATACACGAACTCTTTAAATATAAAGCAGATGTCAGTATCAAAAACTGTCTACGTATACCTATTTTTGCTGCTTgttgtaataaatatataaatgtaggTACGGTACgagaattgataaaacatggCGCAAATGTCAATCGGGCTAACAGTACGCGACTCCCACTCATCGCTGCATGTGAAAATGGACGTTTTGATTTAGTTattgaattgttaaaacatggagCAGATGCCAATGTCATAGTTTCTGACAACTTACCACTTATTATTGCATGTAAAGAAGGACATTTAGATATGGTTCGTGAACTGTTAAAACATGGAGCAGATGTCAATGCCATGGTTTCTAATAACGTTCCACTTCTTGAAGCATGTTCAAAAGGACATTTGAATATAGTCCttgaattgttaaaatatgGAGCGGTTGCCAATAtcacaatttttaataattcccCACTTATTGCTGCATGTTCAAATGGGTATTTCAATTTGATATGTGAACTCTTGAACCATGGAGCAGATGTAAATATGATTGTTTCGGGCAAATCACCACTTACTGCTTCGTGTATAATTCATTATGATGAAAAGACACGTCAGTATAGACAAAGTGAAGGTGCCAAAATCGTAGATTTTTGTccgaaaaaacatttaaatataattcgCGAACTAATAAGATATGGAGCAGACGTCAATGGCAAAAACTGTACATATTCACCACTTACTGCTTCTTGCTTGGAAGGTCATTTGAATATAGTTAATGAATTGTTAATACATGGAGCAGACGTCAACAAAGGTTCTGGTGGTTCATCACTCACCGCAGCTTGTTCAAAAGGACATTTGAATGTTGTAAAggaattgttaaaacatggagCAGATGTCAACATCACAGTTTCTCATAATTCACCCCTTATTGCTGCATGTTCAAAAGGACATTTAAATATAGTACTTGAATTGTTAAGACTTGAAGCAGATGTCAATATCAAAGTTTCTGATGATTCATCCCTTATTGCTGCATGTTCAAAGGGACGTTTTGATATAGTActtgaattgttaaaacatggagCAGATGTCAACATCACAGTTTCTCATAATTCACCACTTATTGCTGCATGTTCAAGAGGACATTTTAATATAGTActtgaattgttaaaacatgaagcAGATGTCAATATCAAAGTTTCTGATGATTCATCCCTTATTGCTGCATGTTCAGAGGGACGTTTTGATATAGTACTTGAATTGTTAAAACACGGAGCAGATGTCAATATTAAAACTTCTGATAATTCCCCACTTATTGCTGCATGTTCAAGAGGACATTTTAATATAGTActtgaattgttaaaacatgaagcAGATGTCAATATCAAAGTTTCTGATGATTCATCCCTTATTGCTGCATGTTTAGAGGGACGTTTTGATATAGGACTTGAATTGTTAAAACACGGAGCAGATGTCAATATTAAAACTTCTTATAATTCACCACTTATTGCTGCATGTTCAAGAGGACATTTTAATATAGTActtgaattgttaaaacatgaagcTGATGTCAATATCAAAGTTTCTGATATTTCACCACTTATTGCTGCATTTTCAAGAGGACATTTTGATATAGTACTTGAATTGTTAAAACACGGAGCAGATGTCAATATTAAAACTTCTGATAATTCACCACTTATTGCTGCATGTTCAAGAGGACATTTTAATATAGTAtttgaattgttaaaacatgaagcAGATGTCAATATCAAAGTTTCTTCTGATTCACCCCTTATTGCTGCATGTTCAAAAGGGTACTTAGATATAATAGGTTTACTATTAAAACATGGAGCCGATGTCAACATGACAGTTTCGGGTAGATCACCACTTACTACttcatgtaaaataaattattcggCTATGAAATTTAATCTGCTAAACATAGCAGCATATGCAAAAAACCTTTCTAATGATACATTATTCCATTTGTCATTCTCAAAAGTTCATTTAGCTATAATACGTCAACTATTAAAACATGGAGCAGATGTCAATGTCAGACACTGTGATGACTCACCTTTAAATGCGTCTTGCTCACAAGGACATTTAAATATAGTTAATGAACTCCTTAAACACGGAGCAGATGTCAATACCAAAGTTAATGATAAGTCACCACTTATCACAGCTTGTCAAGAAGGACTTTTAGATATAGTGGATGAATTGGTAAAACATGGAGCAGATGTCAATATCATAGTTAGTGATAGTACTCCACTTATTACAGCCTGTCAAAAATGGCAATCAGATATAGTGcatgaattgttaaaacatgggGCAGATGTCAATATGACAGTTTCTGATAATTCACCCCTTATTGCTGCATGTGCAAAAGGACATTTAGATATAGTACTTGAATTGTTAAGACATGGGGCATATGTCAATATGACAGTTTCCAACAAATCCCCCCTTATTGTTGCATGCACAAATGGACATTTAAAAGTagtttttgaattgtttaaacaTGGGGCAGATGTCAATGTCATATATTCTGATAATTCACCTCTAATTGCTGCATGtacaaaaggaaatttaaatgtCGTTCTTGAATTGTTAAGACATGGGGCAGATGTCAATCTCACAGTTTCTGATAAATCACCCCTTATTGCTGCATGTGCAAAAAGACATTTAGATGTAGTTCTTGAATTGTTAAGACATGGGGCAGATGTCAATATCATAGTTGATGATAGTACTCCACTTATTACAGCTTGTCAAGCATGGCGCTCAAATATAGTGCatgaattgataaaacatggGGCAGATGTCAATATGACAGTTTCCAACAAATCACCCCTTATTGTTGCATGCACAGATGGACATTTAGGAGTAgtttttgaattgttaaaacatgggGCAGATCCCAATGGTATATTTTCTGATAATGCATTTCTTATTGCTGCATGTGCAAACGGAAATTTAAATGTCGTTCTTAAATTGTTACGACATGGGGCAAATGTCAATCTCACAGTTTCTGATAATTCACCCCTTATTGCTGCATGTTCAAAAGGACATTTAGATGTTGTTTTTGAATTGTTAAGACATGGGGCAGATGTCAATATCATAGTTAATGATAGTACTCCACTTATTACAGCTTGTCAAAAACGGCATTCAGATATAGTGcatgaattgttaaaacatgggGCAGATGTCAATATGACAGTTTCCAACAAATCACCCCTTATTGTTGCATGCACTAATggacatttaaaagaaatgtttgaattgttaaaacatgggGCAGATGCCAATGCTATATTTTCTGATAATTCACCTCTTATTGCTGCATGtacaaaaggaaatttaaatgtCGTTCTTGAATTGTTAAGACATGGGGCAAATGTCAATCTCACAGTTTCTGATAATTCACCCCTTATTGCTGCATGTGGAAAAAGACATTTAGATGTAGTTCTTGAATTGTTAAGACATGGGGCAGATGTCAATATGACAGTTTCCAACAAATCACCCCTTATTGTTGCATGCACAAATGGACATTTAAAAGTAgtttttgaattgttaaaacatgggGCAGATGTCAATGTTATATATTCTGATAATTCACCTCTTATTACTGCATGtacaaaaggaaatttaaatgtCGTTCTTGAATTGTTAAGACATGGAGCAGATGTCAATCTCACAGTTTCTGATAAATCACCTCTTATTGCTGCATGTACAAAAGGAAATTTTAATGTAGTTCTTGAATTGTTAAGACATGGGGCAGATGTCAATCTGACAGTTTCTGATAATTCACCCCTTATTGCTGCATGTGCAAACGGACATTTATATATAGTACTTGAATTGTTAAGACATGGGGTATAtgacaataatacatgttctGATATTTCCCGATACATTGATGCTTGTTTAAAAGGGACGTTTATGTTATGTTCGTGA